From one Vanacampus margaritifer isolate UIUO_Vmar chromosome 12, RoL_Vmar_1.0, whole genome shotgun sequence genomic stretch:
- the hs3st1l1 gene encoding heparan sulfate (glucosamine) 3-O-sulfotransferase 1-like1, whose translation MACFLASAFLFALQTFAAPQAGVILDRIDLNTDEDVALSPPPGTSKRPPHSIIIGVRKGGTRALLEMLDIHPEVAAAATEVHFFDWDENYAKGLEWYRDLMPYSYPHQITVEKTPGYFTSTLAPERICAMNSSMKLLLILRDPAERVVSDYTQVYFNRLENHKPVQAIENLLVRNGALNTRYKAIQRSLYDIHMRNWLRHFPLEQIHIVDGDLLIHDPLPELQKVERFLNLPPRIVASNFYFNQTKGFYCIRSDGRERCLHESKGRPHPVVNGTVLQQLRSYLQEHNRTFFRLVKRTFNWQ comes from the coding sequence ATGGCGTGCTTCCTGGCATCCGCCTTTCTTTTCGCGCTCCAAACGTTTGCTGCCCCTCAGGCAGGTGTTATTTTAGACAGAATAGATCTTAACACCGACGAAGATGTGGCCTTGTCTCCTCCGCCAGGGACTAGCAAAAGACCCCCGCATAGCATTATAATCGGGGTGCGTAAAGGCGGTACGAGGGCCCTGCTGGAAATGCTCGACATCCACCCCGAGGTTGCCGCCGCCGCAACTGAGGTGCATTTCTTCGACTGGGATGAGAACTACGCCAAAGGCTTGGAGTGGTACAGAGATCTGATGCCCTACTCGTACCCGCACCAGATTACAGTCGAGAAGACCCCAGGATACTTCACGTCGACTCTTGCACCCGAACGCATCTGCGCGATGAACTCCTCCATGAAGCTGCTCCTGATTTTACGTGACCCGGCCGAGCGGGTGGTCTCGGACTACACGCAGGTGTACTTCAACCGTCTGGAGAACCACAAACCAGTCCAAGCCATCGAGAACCTCCTGGTACGAAACGGCGCCCTGAACACCCGCTACAAGGCCATTCAGAGGAGCTTGTACGACATCCACATGCGCAACTGGCTGCGGCATTTCCCCCTGGAACAGATTCATATCGTGGATGGggatttgctcattcatgaccCGTTGCCAGAACTTCAAAAAGTGGAGCGCTTCCTCAACTTGCCTCCCAGGATAGTCGCCTCCAACTTCTACTTCAATCAGACGAAAGGATTTTACTGTATTCGAAGTGACGGTCGAGAGCGATGTCTGCACGAGTCGAAGGGACGCCCGCACCCGGTGGTCAACGGTACCGTGCTCCAACAACTGCGTTCTTACCTGCAGGAACACAACAGAACCTTCTTCAGGCTGGTTAAGCGCACCTTCAACTGGCAATAA